Proteins encoded within one genomic window of Mauremys mutica isolate MM-2020 ecotype Southern chromosome 11, ASM2049712v1, whole genome shotgun sequence:
- the LOC123343878 gene encoding glucagon receptor-like isoform X4, translating into MYACWPDGSPGSTINVSCPFYLPWFEKVKYGLVSRKCGLDGQWVMVNGTQPWRDYSQCEEEMESTMEEEGARQLMVSFKVLYTVGYSLSLLALVSALLILTIFRKLRCTRNYIHANLFASFGLRAISVIVKDALLEKRWGMEILHVSDWEALLSNEAAVGCRVAQVMMQYCILANHYWFLVEAVYLYKLLIGAVFSEKNYYMLYLYLGWGTPVVFVVPWLAAKYLKENAECWALNENMAYWWIIRIPILLASLINLLIFMRILKVILAKLRANQKGYADYKLRLAKATLTLIPLFGIHEVVFIFATDEQTTGILRYIKVFFTLFLNSFQGFLVAVLYCFANKEVKSEMKKKWQLWKLDHPVLCCTQ; encoded by the exons TGAAATACGGGCTAGTGAGCCGCAAGTGCGGGCTGGATGGGCAGTGGGTGATGGTGAACGGCACGCAGCCATGGAGGGACTACTCCCAGTGCGAGGAGGAGATGGAGTCCACCATGGAGGAG GAAGGGGCCCGTCAGCTGATGGTGAGTTTCAAGGTGCTCTACACGGTGGGATACTCGCTGTCGCTCCTGGCGCTGGTCTCCGCCCTGCTCATCCTCACCATCTTCAG GAAACTCCGCTGCACCCGCAACTACATACACGCAAACCTCTTTGCCTCCTTTGGGCTGCGGGCCATCTCGGTGATTGTCAAAGACGCGCTGCTGGAGAAGCGGTGGGGCATGGAAATCCTGCATGTGTCTGACTGGGAAGCGCTGCTGAGCAACGAG GCTGCAGTTGGCTGCCGGGTGGCTCAAGTCATGATGCAATACTGCATTCTAGCCAATCACTACTGGTTTCTGGTGGAAGCTGTCTACCTGTACAAACTTCTGATTGGAGCGGTGTTTTCTGAGAAGAACTACTACATGCTCTACCTGTACCTAGGCTGGG GAACCCCCGTGGTGTTCGTGGTGCCATGGCTGGCGGCCAAATACCTGAAGGAGAATGCAGA GTGCTGGGCTCTGAATGAGAACATGGCCTACTGGTGGATCATCAGGATTCCCATCCTGCTGGCATCCCTG ATCAACCTGCTGATCTTCATGAGGATTCTCAAGGTGATCCTGGCCAAGCTGCGCGCCAACCAGAAAGGCTACGCAGACTACAAGCTCCG GCTGGCCAAGGCCACGCTGACCCTCATCCCCCTCTTTGGGATCCACGAGGTGGTCTTCATCTTTGCCACGGACGAGCAGACCACAGGCATCCTGCGTTACATCAAAGTCTTCTTCACGCTGTTCCTCAACTCTTTCCAG GGTTTCCTGGTTGCCGTGTTGTACTGTTTTGCCAATAAAGAG GTGAAGTCAGAAATGAAGAAGAAATGGCAGCTCTGGAAGCTTGACCATCCGGTGCTCTGCTGCACACAGTGA